The following proteins are co-located in the Vigna unguiculata cultivar IT97K-499-35 chromosome 9, ASM411807v1, whole genome shotgun sequence genome:
- the LOC114162942 gene encoding ethylene-responsive transcription factor ERF016-like has protein sequence MNMERDTEKCKSGEKLYKGVRKRKWGKWVSEIRLPNSRERIWLGSYDSPEKAARAFDAALFCLRGRRANFNFPNTPCNVPLPVPSHHSLTPHQIQEVAAKFANEDPLLLKNPLAQESHADVDASAAAAAAAAGNSSSFGGKLCKSDSTAECSSSTVHECDGRVEVEHGDMDWTFLKEFDYSNDVFPVVGSDYDLYFDLHNMHSTSGELLYSTPPPPPFEGYQEFTEAEEDPFSHQSFLWNWNF, from the coding sequence ATGAATATGGAGAGGGACACAGAGAAGTGTAAGAGTGGCGAAAAGTTATACAAAGGGGTTCGGAAGAGAAAGTGGGGTAAATGGGTTTCTGAAATCAGACTCCCGAATAGCCGTGAACGAATATGGCTAGGGTCTTATGATTCTCCTGAAAAAGCAGCACGAGCCTTCGACGCTGCTCTTTTCTGTCTACGTGGTCGCCGCGCCAATTTCAACTTCCCCAACACTCCTTGCAATGTGCCTCTGCCTGTGCCTTCTCACCACTCTCTCACCCCACATCAGATTCAAGAGGTTGCTGCTAAGTTTGCAAACGAGGACCCATTGCTACTAAAAAACCCTCTTGCACAAGAATCTCATGCTGATGTTGATGcttctgctgctgctgctgctgctgctgctggaAATTCTTCATCATTTGGAGGGAAGTTGTGTAAATCTGACAGCACAGCGGAGTGTAGTTCCAGTACTGTGCATGAATGTGATGGCAGGGTGGAGGTGGAGCATGGGGACATGGATTGGACATTCTTGAAAGAGTTTGATTACTCCAATGATGTTTTCCCTGTTGTTGGATCCGACTATGATCTCTACTTTGACCTACACAACATGCACTCCACTTCAGGTGAGTTATTGTATTCCACTCCACCCCCACCTCCTTTTGAGGGTTATCAAGAATTCACTGAAGCCGAAGAAGACCCTTTTTCTCACCAATCATTCCTTTGGAATTGGAACTTTTGA